Proteins encoded together in one Amblyraja radiata isolate CabotCenter1 chromosome 11, sAmbRad1.1.pri, whole genome shotgun sequence window:
- the LOC116978397 gene encoding protocadherin alpha-C2-like: MEQGAFVGNIAVDLGLNVRQLSARKFRLNSDEGGRCMESSIVLQISEASAPGVGFRLEGADDPDIGTNTVAAYTISSSEHFSLRTQKTEDGIIIADMLLGKSLDREQQSSFQLLLAATDGGTPQRSATAQILITVLDNNDNPPVFDHDIYRGSVSENASRGTLVLEVKANDLDEGLNSELTYCFSDISLIRARKLFSLDPVTGELQVKGLHDFEQVNSYSLDIRAQDHGSPAMTGHSKVLIKVTDANDNAPEIKVTSPCNKIPENAPPGSFICLINVMGRDSGANAWDLGSPALSSKKPIQIAISDVNDNEPQFAESSYNIYIMENNAPGASVSTVTATDPDLDQNTYICYSFLDNHIQNVPISTYLTINSINGTIYALRSFDYEELKNFQIHVQARDAGVPPLSSSAMVNVIILDQNDNAPVIVSPSEQSGSSAVDTVPRSAGQGYLVSKIMATDADSGQNAQLFFQIVKSTDPGLYNVGQRSGDVRTARNIFQSDTAVQTLVILVRDNGQPSLSSTVTMNIRVFENSTEGITESSTLVTNPVYFSDPNVYFIIIFSYTSVVFLLIIVLLIGIKCKQDRSIIQEYNTPSYCYNGGELHDTFNGRPAIEETLRYPRTGRVVRVPEPHQYSVCLSPESANSDFLFLKPCGAPTSQAY; the protein is encoded by the exons ATGGAGCAAGGCGCGTTTGTTGGGAATATCGCTGTGGATTTGGGCCTGAACGTACGGCAATTGTCAGCTCGCAAATTCCGACTGAACTCTGATGAAGGAGGGCGGTGCATGGAG AGCAGCATTGTCTTGCAGATATCGGAAGCTAGTGCACCCGGTGTAGGTTTCCGACTTGAGGGCGCGGATGATCCCGACATTGGTACAAATACCGTGGCCGCTTATACAATCAGTTCCAGTGAGCACTTTAGTCTAAGAACACAGAAAACCGAAGACGGTATTATAATTGCCGACATGCTGTTAGGGAAATCTTTGGACCGAGAGCAGCAATCATCATTTCAACTCTTGCTTGCGGCGACTGATGGTGGAACCCCTCAGAGATCAGCCACAGCTCAGATTCTCATTACTGTATTGGACAACAACGATAATCCACCTGTGTTCGATCATGATATTTACAGAGGCAGCGTAAGTGAGAATGCGTCGCGGGGTACGTTGGTGCTGGAAGTCAAAgcaaatgatttggacgaaggactGAATTCGGAGCTGACATATTGTTTTAGTGATATTTCTTTGATAAGAGCGCGAAAATTATTCAGTTTAGACCCAGTTACTGGGGAGCTTCAAGTCAAAGGGCTTCACGATTTTGAACAAGTAAACAGCTATTCTCTGGATATTCGAGCCCAGGACCACGGTTCCCCTGCAATGACAGGACACTCCAAAGTACTGATCAAAGTCACTGATGCGAACGACAACGCACCTGAGATAAAGGTAACATCACCTTGCAACAAAATCCCGGAAAATGCGCCACCAGGAAGTTTCATATGTCTGATTAATGTGATGGGTCGTGATTCTGGAGCGAACG CCTGGGACTTGGGGTCGCCGGCACTCTCATCAAAGAAACCCATCCAGATTGCAATTTCGGACGTTAACGATAACGAACCACAATTCGCAGAGTCATCCTACAACATATATATAATGGAGAATAACGCTCCGGGTGCGTCCGTTTCCACAGTAACCGCAACAGATCCTGATCTGGATCAAAATACCTATATTTGCTACTCCTTTCTCGATAACCATATCCAAAACGTGCCAATATCCACTTACCTCACTATCAATTCAATTAACGGAACCATTTACGCACTGCGTTCCTTTGATTACGAGGAACTAAAAAACTTCCAGATCCATGTTCAAGCCCGTGACGCCGGGGTGCCTCCGTTGAGTAGCAGCGCCATGGTGAACGTGATCATCCTGGATCAAAATGACAACGCGCCGGTAATAGTTTCACCTTCAGAACAAAGTGGCTCGTCAGCAGTGGATACCGTACCCCGGTCAGCGGGTCAAGGGTACTTGGTCAGCAAGATAATGGCAACGGATGCAGATTCTGGTCAGAACGCACAGCTCTTTTTTCAGATAGTGAAATCTACCGACCCCGGTTTGTACAACGTTGGACAACGTTCCGGAGATGTTAGAACAGCGCGCAATATTTTCCAGTCCGACACTGCTGTACAAACTCTAGTCATCTTGGTCAGGGACAATGGGCAGCCAAGCCTGTCCAGCACAGTTACAATGAACATTCGAGTTTTCGAGAACAGCACTGAAGGAATCACCGAAAGCAGTACATTGGTGACGAATCCAGTATATTTCTCTGATCCAAATGTTTACTTTATCATAATTTTCAGCTACACTTCCGTTGTGTTTCTTCTGATCATCGTTCTGTTGATTGGCATCAAGTGTAAACAGGACAGAAGTATTATCCAAGAGTATAACACCCCCAGTTATTGTTACAATGGTGGAGAGTTGCACGATACGTTTAATGGAAGACCTGCCATAGAGGAAACTTTACGCTATCCCAGGACAGGCCGGGTTGTCCGCGTGCCGGAACCGCATCAATACTCGGTCTGCCTGTCTCCAGAGTCAGCGAATAGTGATTTTCTCTTCTTGAAGCCATGCGGCGCTCCCACGTCTCAGGCCTATTGA
- the LOC116978579 gene encoding protocadherin gamma-C5-like encodes MAYKNQKTRFACNVYACMLLVCAPDLITGQLRYSIREEMAEGAFVGNIAQDLGLNVRKLSARKLRLSSDDGGRYMKVGLDNGVLSIHERIDRERICRHADMCTMYFKTILENPLEVYRGEVEILDINDNPPNFGDGRIALQISEAIAPGVRFRLESAEDPDIGINTVTAYTISSNEHFSLKTHTAEDGIMVAELLLEKYLDREIQSSYQLLLTATDGGIPQRSATAQILITVLDNNDNPPVFDHDIYRGSLSENARQGAIVMKVNANDADEGMNAELTYTFSDVALRRARNLFSLDPDSGQIRVEGSLDFEEATSYSLDIQAVDHGSPAITGHANVLIKVIDVNDNAPEIKVTSASNKIPENAPPGTFITFIDIIDRDSGENGQFRCEIPKNVPFRIETPSKLVTSETLDREVISEYILVITAWDLGSPSLTSNKTIRIAITDVNDNAPRFAASSYNVYVMENNAPAASIFVLTALDHDQEQNGYISYSFVINHIQNLPVSSYLTINPINGTIYALRSFDYENFKNFQIKVQARDAGVPPLSSSATVNVIILDQNDNAPVIVSPSEEIGSAAAEIVPQSARQGYLVTTIMATDADSGQNSRLFYQITKSTDATLFNVGQNSGEIRTARNILQSDNPLQTLVILVKDNGQPSLSSTVTMSIRVLENSTEGITESSTLVKNPEYFADPNVYLIIIFSCTSVVFLLIIVLLIGIKCKQDISIIQGYNTPSYCYNRGDLHGTLNGRPIMEETLRYPGTGRVVRVPEPHQYSVCLSPESAKSDFLFLKPCGAPASQA; translated from the coding sequence ATGGCGTACAAAAACCAAAAAACGAGGTTTGCCTGCAATGTGTATGCGTGTATGTTACTGGTATGTGCACCGGATCTAATTACCGGGCAACTTCGTTATTCTATTCGCGAAGAAATGGCAGAAGGCGCTTTTGTTGGAAATATCGCACAAGATCTGGGTCTGAACGTGCGGAAATTATCAGCTCGCAAGTTGCGACTAAGCTCTGATGACGGAGGACGGTACATGAAGGTTGGTTTAGACAATGGGGTATTATCTATTCATGAAAGAATCGACAGGGAACGTATTTGTAGGCATGCAGACATGTGTACCATGTATTTTAAAACAATACTGGAAAATCCTTTGGAGGTGTACCGCGGGGAAGTAGAGATTCTCGATATCAATGATAATCCTCCGAATTTCGGAGACGGACGCATAGCCTTGCAGATATCTGAAGCGATTGCACCCGGAGTACGTTTCCGTCTTGAGAGCGCGGAAGATCCCGATATTGGAATAAATACCGTCACCGCCTACACAATCAGTTCCAATGAGCACTTTAGTCTAAAAACGCATACAGCAGAAGATGGTATTATGGTAGCCGAGTTACTGTTAGAGAAATATTTAGACCGAGAAATCCAATCATCTTATCAACTCTTGCTTACAGCGACTGACGGTGGGATCCCTCAGAGATCAGCCACAGCTCAGATTCTCATTACTGTATTGGACAATAATGATAATCCACCAGTGTTCGATCATGATATTTACAGGGGCAGCTTAAGTGAGAACGCTCGTCAAGGTGCCATTGTGATGAAAGTCAATGCAAATGACGCGGACGAAGGAATGAATGCGGAGCTAACGTACACTTTTAGCGATGTTGCTTTGCGAAGAGCGcgtaatttgtttagtttagacccAGATAGTGGGCAGATCCGTGTGGAAGGATCGCTGGATTTTGAAGAAGCAACTAGCTATTCTCTAGATATTCAAGCTGTAGACCACGGTTCACCTGCAATTACTGGACACGCAAATGTGCTGATCAAAGTAATTGACGTGAACGATAACGCACCCGAGATTAAGGTGACATCAGCTTCCAACAAAATTCCGGAAAATGCTCCACCAGGAACATTCATAACGTTCATTGATATTATTGACCGTGATTCTGGCGAGAACGGTCAATTCCGCTGCGAGATACCCAAGAACGTCCCCTTTAGAATAGAAACACCATCGAAATTGGTTACCAGTGAAACTTTGGACCGTGAAGTGATTTCTGAATATATATTAGTAATTACGGCATGGGACTTGGGGTCGCCTTCACTGACATCTAATAAAACCATCCGTATTGCCATAACCGATGTAAACGACAACGCCCCGCGGTTTGCTGCATCctcctacaatgtctatgtgatGGAGAATAACGCTCCGGCTGCATCCATTTTCGTATTAACTGCACTAGATCATGATCAGGAGCAGAACGGCTATATTTCTTACTCTTTTGTGATCAATCACATCCAAAACCTGCCGGTATCCTCTTACCTGACCATCAACCCCATAAACGGAACGATTTACGCGCTACGTTCCTTTGATTATGAGAATTTCAAAAATTTCCAGATCAAAGTACAAGCCCGTGACGCCGGGGTGCCTCCATTAAGCAGCAGCGCCACGGTGAATGTGATTATCCTGGATCAAAATGACAACGCGCCGGTAATTGTTTCACCTTCAGAAGAGATTGGATCAGCAGCAGCGGAGATCGTGCCCCAGTCAGCACGTCAAGGGTACTTGGTTACCACAATAATGGCAACCGATGCAGATTCTGGTCAGAACTCGCGGCTCTTTTATCAGATAACGAAATCTACCGATGCCACTTTGTTCAACGTTGGGCAAAATTCCGGAGAAATTAGAACAGCGCGGAATATTTTGCAGTCCGATAATCCTTTACAAACTCTGGTCATCTTGGTGAAGGACAATGGGCAGCCAAGCCTTTCCAGTACAGTTACAATGAGCATTAGAGTTTTGGAGAACAGTACTGAAGGAATCACCGAAAGCAGCACCTTGGTGAAAAATCCAGAATATTTCGCTGATCCAAATGTTTACTTAATCATCATTTTCAGTTGCACTTCCGTTGTCTTTCTTCTGATCATCGTTCTGTTGATTGGCATCAAGTGTAAACAGGACATAAGTATTATCCAAGGGTACAACACCCCCAGTTATTGTTACAATCGTGGAGACTTGCACGGCACGCTTAATGGAAGACCTATCATGGAGGAAACTTTACGCTATCCCGGGACGGGCCGGGTAGTCCGTGTGCCGGAACCGCATCAATATTCGGTCTGCCTGTCTCCAGAGTCAGCGAAAAGTGATTTCCTCTTCTTGAAGCCATGCGGCGCTCCCGCGTCTCAGGCCTAA